In Deltaproteobacteria bacterium, a genomic segment contains:
- a CDS encoding Hsp20/alpha crystallin family protein → MAKKETWLPLPFQLSQEVDRLFDELIHRPWGSRQRQPPEEWNPELDLYETEEAFILEVDLPGVKEKDVSVHIDHGDLVLTGRRVCERVTDQSNYHRHERREGQFIRRLQLPMSVVPDKIQAVFHEGVLRVTLPKYREESRR, encoded by the coding sequence ATGGCAAAGAAAGAAACCTGGTTGCCGCTTCCATTCCAACTTTCACAAGAAGTCGACCGACTCTTTGACGAACTTATCCATCGCCCCTGGGGATCCCGGCAGCGACAACCCCCCGAGGAGTGGAATCCTGAACTTGACCTCTATGAGACTGAGGAGGCGTTTATTCTGGAAGTCGATCTCCCGGGTGTCAAAGAGAAGGATGTCTCGGTTCATATCGATCACGGCGATCTCGTGCTGACAGGCCGTCGTGTGTGTGAGCGTGTGACTGACCAGAGCAACTACCATCGTCATGAACGACGCGAGGGGCAATTTATCCGTCGGCTGCAGCTGCCCATGTCAGTTGTTCCGGACAAAATCCAGGCAGTGTTTCACGAAGGGGTCTTACGCGTAACCTTACCCAAGTACAGAGAGGAGAGCAGGCGATGA
- a CDS encoding biotin--[acetyl-CoA-carboxylase] ligase produces the protein MTQLHADSVKKVIQTRLLGSVVHYWDEVDSTNAALVRMLRTGAEEGTVVIADRQTAGRGRVGKPWFSPPGVNLYLSVLMKPAIPIADAHFYTLIGSLAIVDALANYDVSAQVKWPNDVILKDKKIAGVLSEIQIANGHLDSLILGVGINVNISRNDMNQQYSDAASGATSLIEVLGRPVDRNVLAARILENLERRHFQFLAHGKQSVVAEWRSCSFLGRRVSINEGGIQVEGIAINLDDEGCLVVTLDDGSTAHVREGEVLLA, from the coding sequence ATGACACAACTACACGCTGATAGTGTAAAGAAAGTAATACAGACACGGCTACTGGGGTCGGTCGTGCATTACTGGGATGAGGTGGATTCCACCAATGCGGCATTAGTACGCATGCTCAGGACCGGGGCAGAGGAAGGGACTGTTGTCATCGCTGACCGGCAAACGGCCGGACGCGGACGGGTCGGGAAACCGTGGTTTTCACCACCAGGGGTGAATCTGTATCTGTCTGTCCTCATGAAACCAGCGATTCCGATCGCCGATGCTCACTTTTATACCTTGATCGGCTCGCTAGCGATTGTAGATGCGTTAGCAAACTATGATGTTTCAGCCCAGGTCAAATGGCCAAATGACGTCATCCTGAAGGACAAGAAAATCGCTGGAGTCTTGTCAGAGATACAAATTGCCAATGGTCACCTTGACTCTCTCATTCTCGGGGTCGGAATAAATGTCAATATCAGCCGCAACGACATGAACCAGCAATACAGCGACGCAGCCAGTGGTGCCACGTCGCTCATTGAGGTCCTCGGACGCCCAGTAGATCGCAACGTGCTGGCAGCACGAATACTTGAAAACCTTGAACGTCGGCATTTTCAGTTTCTTGCCCACGGGAAACAGTCCGTGGTTGCTGAGTGGCGAAGCTGCTCTTTCCTTGGTCGCCGGGTGAGCATCAACGAGGGAGGAATTCAGGTTGAAGGCATCGCCATCAATCTCGATGATGAAGGTTGTCTGGTGGTAACCTTGGATGATGGGTCGACCGCACACGTTCGGGAGGGGGAAGTGCTGCTAGCGTGA
- a CDS encoding CBS domain-containing protein has product MSHVQIRAWMTSTPPMIGPKESVRHAWSLLQNTPTAELLVVDNGKLVGMLNERDIWRHCPTSTLMMDEQRVNELLDQFRVAAMMALHPPVIAPDAELSEAARLFAESGRSGLVVVEDGVSIGFLTEANFMQAAGLLLSSDGKHKTGSEE; this is encoded by the coding sequence ATGTCGCACGTACAGATTCGTGCCTGGATGACCAGCACGCCGCCGATGATTGGTCCAAAGGAGAGCGTTCGGCACGCGTGGAGCTTGTTACAGAACACGCCAACGGCGGAACTGCTGGTAGTCGATAACGGGAAACTAGTAGGAATGCTGAACGAACGAGATATTTGGCGTCATTGTCCAACAAGCACTCTCATGATGGACGAGCAAAGGGTCAACGAACTGCTTGATCAATTTCGCGTTGCGGCAATGATGGCGCTTCATCCTCCGGTGATTGCCCCTGACGCCGAATTGTCAGAGGCTGCACGGCTTTTTGCGGAATCTGGCCGGTCGGGCCTCGTCGTGGTGGAAGACGGAGTCTCCATTGGATTCCTCACCGAAGCGAACTTCATGCAAGCTGCTGGTTTGCTGCTCAGTAGCGATGGAAAGCATAAAACAGGGAGTGAAGAGTAA